CCCGGCCTCGCCGCCACCTCGGTCCTGACCTTCGTCTTCTCCTGGAACGAATTCGCGGTCTCGCTGGCGCTGACGATGAAGCAGACCGCGACCGTCCCGGTCGCGATCGCCAAATTCGCCCAGGAATTCGAGATCCAGTACACGCAGATGGCGGCCAGCGCCGGCCTTGCCATGCTGCCGGCTCTGATCGTGATGCTCTTCGCCCAACGCTACATCGTCAAAGGCCTGACCCAGGGCGCCGTGAAATAGCGCCCTGTCTGCGAAGCCGAGCCGGGAGACCACTGTGAAGGCCGTATTCGTCCTCTTCGATTCGCTGAACCGCCACATGCTCGGCTGCTATGGCGGCAAGCGCGTGCCGACGCCGAATTTCGACAGGCTGGCGCGCCGGTCGGTGAGCTTCGACCAGCATTATGTCGGCAGCCTGCCCTGCATGCCGGCACGGCGCGACATGCTGACCGGACGGCTCACCTTCCTGCACCGCAGCTGGGGTCCGCTCGAACCCTTCGACAACGCTTTTCCTGAGATCCTGCACAAGGAGACCGGGACCTACAGCCACCTGATCACCGACCACTTCCACTATTGGGAGGATGGCGGGGCGACCTACCACAACCGCTATGATTCCTACGAGTTCGTGCGCGGACAGGAGGGCGATCGCTGGAAGGCGATGGTGCAGCCGCATTGGGAGCGGCTGCGCGAGAAATACCATGCGCGCCAGTTCAGCGACGCCCGCCGCAGCTATTTCGGCCAGAACATCATCAACCGCGAGTTCATCAAGGCCGAGGAGGATTTCCCCTCGGTGCGCTGCTTCGCCGAGGGTTTCGACTTCCTCGAGCGCAACAAGGACGCCGACAACTGGCTGCTGCAGATCGAGACCTTCGACCCGCACGAGCCCTTCACCGCCCCTGCCCGCTTCAAGGAGGCCTTCGACACCGGCTGGAACGGCCCGATCCGCGACTGGCCGCGCTATGGCCGTGTCGACGAGTTGCCGGCGGAATGCGAGGAGCTTCGCGCCAACTATTACGCGGTCGTGGCGATGTGTGACGACCTGCTCGGGAAGCTGCTCGACTGGTTCGACGCCAACGACATGTGGAAGGACACCGCCCTCGTCGTCACCACCGACCACGGCTTCCTGCTCGGCGAGCATGATTTCTGGGCCAAGAACCGGATGAACCTCTATGAGGAGGTCGCCCATATCCCGCTCTTCCTGCACGATCCCCGCCATCCCGAACGCGACGGCACGCGCTCGCAGGCGCTGACCCAGTCGATCGACCTCGCGCCGACCTTCCTCGACCTGTTCGGCGCCACCCCGCCGGCCGAAAACGAGGGCCTCTCGCTCTGCCGCATGGCCGACGGCACTGCGCTGCGCGACGGCGTGCTCTTCGGCTATTTCGGCGGAGCGGTGAATGTCGCCGACGGGCGCTACACCTATCACCGCTTCCCGGAGGACCTGTCGAAGCAGGAACTCTACCAATACACGCTGATGCCGACGCACATCTTCTCGCCATTCTCCACGGAGGAGCTGGCGGGCGCGACGATCTCGCCGCCGCTCGGCTTCACCAAGGGCGCGAACCTGCTGAAAGTGCCGGTGATCGAGCGCTCGCCGATGTACAACAACTACGGCCCGGGCGGGCTGCTGGAATCCGAGACGCGCCTCTACGACCTCGCGACCGATCCAGGACAGGAAGCCCCCTTGAACGATCCTGCCACCGAGGCGCGGCTCACTGCGCTGATGCGACGCCTGATGGTGGCCAATGGCGCGCCGCCGGAGGCCTTCACCCGCATCGACTTCGCCCCGGATGCGGCCGACTAACGATGCGCAAGCCGGCGACCTTCCCGCGCCATCTCGCCGCCGATCCCCGGCAGTTCGCCAGCGTGCGCCGCATCGTCCTCGCAGAAGGGCCTGAGGCCGGTATCGAGACCCTGGCCTTCTCGACCGGCGGCGGGCTCGATTTCTGGGTGACTGTCGGGCGGCTGATGGACATCGCGACCCTGTCCTGGCGCGGCGTCCAGCTCGGCTGGCAGAGCCCCGCCGGCTTGCGCCGGCCGGATACCGGTCCGGCCGGCCGGGAGCGGCGCTTCAGCACCGCCTTCGGCGGCTTCCTCAACACCTGCGGCTTCGACCATATCCGCCAGCCGGCGGATGGGCGTCCCCTGCACGGCTCGGCCCCGTTCACGCCGGCACGGCTGATCGCCTATGGCGAGGACTGGGAGGCTAGCGCGCCGATGCTGTTCTGCGAGGGCGAGGCGCTCTGCTGGGCCCATGGCGGCTTCGGCTATCGCCTGCGGCGGCGGATCGAGGCGCCGATCGGCGGCAGCTCGCTCAGCCTTCGCGACCAGGTGACGGTGATCGGCGCCGAGCCCGCCCCGATCATGGCGCTCTACCATTTCAATCTCGGCTATCCGATGATCGCGGGCGGCAGCACGATCGAGCTCGACGGCGAATGCTTGGCGGGTCCGCTCTCCGCACCCGAGGACGCCGTGACACCAGCGTCGCTGCACCCTGCGACGAGCGCGCAAGCGAACTGCAGCGTAAGCGGCCAGGCGGCGACCATCGCCTTTCACTGGAACACCGTCGAACTGCCCTGGTTGCAGCTCTGGCGCGATTTGCGGCCGGGCGCCGGCGTGATGTCGATCGAACCCTGCTCGATCGGGCGCCTCGATGACGGCCGCAACGCCCCGTCTCCCGTGCTCAAGCCGGGTGGCAGCTGCGTGTTCGAGATCGACATCGACGTGGCCGATTGCCGGAGAAGCAGCGGTCCTCTCGGGGCTGCGTGACGCATCCGATGACCGTCGCAGGCCGTCGGTACCGTCGCGCTTTCCAGACCGTCAGCGCCCTGCCAGCCGAACAGCCTTCTTCGTCTCAGCGACGGCTGCTCGACGTCCGGTTCTGATGCCCATGGGACAGGAACTGCATGAAAGCCGGCGGGATCTCGATGTAGCCGAGTGCTTCCTGGCGGATGTCGAACTCCGCGATGGCCTCGGTCAGAAGCTCGAATTCTCGCTCGCCGTCAGAGCCTCTCGCGGATGAGATCAGCTGTGCAGCTCGCAGCACAGCAGCCTTCCGCTCTTCATAAGACGAGATCATCAAGGCGTCGGCGTTCGGCATGACACCACCTCATCGCTACGCAACTCACAACCACTACGCTAGCGGCCAAATCGCTGGAATACGAGTCACTTATTGACGATGACTATCCGGCGACAGCTCAGAATCTGATATCGAGTCTTGCGTTGAGCGTGTGGTCGGTGGCGCGCGAGGCGATCTGTGCGTCATAGGCGAGGGCGAGTTCGGCGCCTGGGGCGACGGTTAGCGTGAGGCCGGCGCCGAGGACGAGTGCGTCGCGTGCGATCGGAACGCCGGCGATCGCGAAGGGCGCGCCGCCGGCAAAGCCCTGCAGCGACAGCGGCGTGATGTCGCCGGCGGCGCGCCGCCAGCCGAGCGTGGTGTCGAGCCGCGCCGGCAGGCTGCCGAGGTCGAAGCGCATCTGCGCGCGCAGGCCGAGCGTGGCGAAGGCGACGGCGCTCGTCTGCGCCCGGGCAAAGAGCGCGGCGACGCCGCCGGTCTCGGCGAAGGCATCGCTGCGCAGGTTGACATAAGCGAGATTGGCGAAGGGCTCGAACGCCGCCGGCCCGAGATCGAAGCGATAGGCGATCTCGCCGAAGGCCTGGATGCTGCGCGCCTCATGCCTGGACGAAAGCTGCTCACTGAGGCCGGGGAAGGAGACGCTGCGCCGCGTCGACAGTTCGTGCCAGGCATGGCTGACGGCGCCGGTCAGGCGCAAGCGGTCGAAGCGGGCGCCGCCATAGAGACCGATATGGTAGCTGTCGGCCTCGCCGCGCGACAGCCGCCGCGCCACCTCGAACCGCGAACGCGAATAGCCGGCGGCGATGCCGATCCTGGCCTCCTGCGCCGCCGCGATGTCGAAGCCCGCGGCGAGCCCATTGCTCGAGCGCGTCAGCGAGGCGGCATTGCCGTCGCCGCGCGACTGGCCCCAGGAGCCGAAGCCGCGCGCCCAGAGCGCCAGGCTCTCCGCCGGCGCGGCCGAGATCGCCCCCTTGTCCATCGCCCCCTTGCCCGAGGCATAGGCCAGGGTCGCGATGCGCGGCGCGCCGATCCCGTCGAAGGCGGCGCGGATCCGGTCGGATACGGCCCCGCGCATCATCTGGCTGCCTTCGATCAGCACCGTCTTGGCCGAAGCATGGATCTCGCCCGACAGGCTGTCATAGGCCTGCCGGGCCTCGCTTTCGTCGCGCAGTTGCGTGAAGCTGAGCCAGAGCGGGTTGGCCTCGCCGAGGCTCTCCAGGCCGAGCGCCGTCTGCGCCTGGTTGCGCGTCCGGGCGATCGCGGCGAACGCCAGATCGTTCCGCAGCAGGGTCAGCGTGACGCTGTCGGCGCCGTAGTCCAGCGACGGATCGAGGAAGAGATAGCGCGAGCTGACCTCGTCGAAGCGGCCTTCGACCCCTTGGCTCGCCGTCAGGATGGTGTAGCGCTGATTGGCCCAATAGGTGCCGTCCTCGCCGAGATGGAGCACCGAGCCACCGGACAGCCGCGCCTTGCCGCTGGCGCGGATCAGGTCGCTTGCACTGCCGTCCGGGCTGACCTCGACTTCATAGGTCGAGCCTTGTGCGAAGGTGATGTCGCCGGCGACGGTGATTGTTCCGATCGAGTTGCCCGGTGCGATCGTCGCGCCCGCCTGGATCGTGGTCGAACCGACGGTGCCGCTGCCCTGCAGCCGGGCGCCGGCCTCGACCGCGAGCCCGCCGCCGAGCGCGCCGTTGACGATGAGCGTGCCGGCGGAGACCGTGCTCGAACCGGAGAAGCCGGAGCTNTGGAGGCTTGGCTCAGCTACTACAACGAGGATCGGCCGCACGGGGTCATCGGCAACAAGCCACCGATCCTGCTGCAAAATCCCGGCGGGACACCCAGCCCGCCGCCGTGATCAAAGGCCGGAAACTCTACCGTCCGGCGATCCAGCATCTGGTCTCGGATCAGAAACTCAGGACTCTCCCTCAGACCGGAGGAGAAAAGGGTCTCAGGTCACGCGAGATTAGGCGTGCGACTTGGGGGGCTTTTGAAGCGGGTGATCGTCGAAGATCACATGCATTATCTTTCCGGCATGCACCGCCCCTTCGGCGCAGGCGAAGAAACTGAAGGTTACCATGCCGATGACGCCGCATGCAACGGGCGAGATCGCGCGGTTGCGCCGAGTATGGATGCAAGCAGTCTGAGCCGTCGCCAAGACCCTCATGCATCGCAGCTAATGTGAATTCTCTGACCTAGTGATGCGCTATCTCGGTGGCGGAGATGGCCTATATGCCTGCTCGCGGAAGCTTATCGCTTGGCTTTGCGAAAGCAGCCTGCAAGATCTCCTTCCATTTGAGAGCCTCGCGATCCGAGTCGAAACAAGAGCGGATGTTAGCGACGAAATCCTCCTTAACATAGATCTCATCCGAGACGGTTGCGCGGCATGCTCTCTCAAGACCCGAAAGGAGATCTTCGAAATTACCGGGTTGGACCACGAATATATGATCATTTCCGGCTGTTACCAGATCCACAATCTCGCCCGTATTGGTGGTCACCATAGGAACTCCAATACACATTGCTGTCGTACGCGCGTTCGAACACCCCTCCCCCAAACTCGCAGAACAATACCAGTCACAGGTTGCCATGAGCTCCCAAACTCGATCTTTTGGGATAAAGCCGAGGAACTCATTCATGCCTGCCCGATATCTTTCTGCCTTCCACCCTTGCCAAAATTTTTTTTCAGCTTCTTCGACGCCGCCGCAAATCGTAAGTAGGATCTTGTGTCCGCGAGATCGAAGGATGTCGACCGCGCGCGAGAGCGCGTGCGTGCCTTTTTTGCTGGAATAACCGCAGTCAGAAAACAGGGAAATAATCGACCTCTCACGGTCCCGGGCCCAATGCAGCCTCATTGCTTCTTTTTCAACCGAGGGGCGCATGCAGACTACGCTCTCTAGCTGTCCAAGGCGGCTCAGCTGTCGCCGGTGGGTTTCGTTCAATGCGACAGCAACAGACGCGTTTTGCAGCACGTACTCTAATGTGGATCGCTCGGACGGAACATACAATCCACGGTTAATGTCGGTGCCAGCGGCGATCGCGACATGTGGCACTGATAGATCCTCTGAGATGGTCGCCCCGATAAATCCGGAACCCAGCATGAAATTCGAAAGCAGGACATGGTCCTGGTGCGGGCTTCTATCTCTCGCCGCGGTCAGTTTTGTCGAGATACCCAGCGCGGTGTATCGCAGAAGTTCGTTATTCACCTTGAAGCTAGGCATTCCCGACTGCTCGATAGGGAGCATCCAAAGGTGCCTCTCCGCCTCCATATCGAATAGATCAGCCCGACTGCTAAGACTGGCTGATCCAGTCGTAAGCCGGCTACCTTTGCCCCAGACATAAACAGAAACTTGTCCAACGAAATCACTCATCATCGCGACAAAGCGAGAGGTCCAGCTAGCGAGGCCACCTTCATCGCCATACTGTTGGGTGATAACGTGTACGTGAGATCTCTCAACCATCTTCTTGCCTGCCGGCGAAGTAAGACTTTAGGAAGTGCGATAAGGGGCCGTCTGGATCGCGCAGACACCATTCTCCAGAAGACCCTGGCTTTAGGTCATCTTCGGGATCAAAGCCTATCTCTGCGATCCGCTTATGCCTTTCCAAGTACTTCCTGTTCGCGATCTCCCCATGCCAGATGTGATAGAGTGGACGCTCTAAGTAACCTACCCGCCCTCCAACCTCTCCAAAGAAGGGTTGC
This genomic interval from Bosea sp. 29B contains the following:
- a CDS encoding autotransporter domain-containing protein; protein product: SSGFSGSSTVSAGTLIVNGALGGGLAVEAGARLQGSGTVGSTTIQAGATIAPGNSIGTITVAGDITFAQGSTYEVEVSPDGSASDLIRASGKARLSGGSVLHLGEDGTYWANQRYTILTASQGVEGRFDEVSSRYLFLDPSLDYGADSVTLTLLRNDLAFAAIARTRNQAQTALGLESLGEANPLWLSFTQLRDESEARQAYDSLSGEIHASAKTVLIEGSQMMRGAVSDRIRAAFDGIGAPRIATLAYASGKGAMDKGAISAAPAESLALWARGFGSWGQSRGDGNAASLTRSSNGLAAGFDIAAAQEARIGIAAGYSRSRFEVARRLSRGEADSYHIGLYGGARFDRLRLTGAVSHAWHELSTRRSVSFPGLSEQLSSRHEARSIQAFGEIAYRFDLGPAAFEPFANLAYVNLRSDAFAETGGVAALFARAQTSAVAFATLGLRAQMRFDLGSLPARLDTTLGWRRAAGDITPLSLQGFAGGAPFAIAGVPIARDALVLGAGLTLTVAPGAELALAYDAQIASRATDHTLNARLDIRF
- a CDS encoding glycosyltransferase, with amino-acid sequence MLPIEQSGMPSFKVNNELLRYTALGISTKLTAARDRSPHQDHVLLSNFMLGSGFIGATISEDLSVPHVAIAAGTDINRGLYVPSERSTLEYVLQNASVAVALNETHRRQLSRLGQLESVVCMRPSVEKEAMRLHWARDRERSIISLFSDCGYSSKKGTHALSRAVDILRSRGHKILLTICGGVEEAEKKFWQGWKAERYRAGMNEFLGFIPKDRVWELMATCDWYCSASLGEGCSNARTTAMCIGVPMVTTNTGEIVDLVTAGNDHIFVVQPGNFEDLLSGLERACRATVSDEIYVKEDFVANIRSCFDSDREALKWKEILQAAFAKPSDKLPRAGI
- a CDS encoding sulfatase, which codes for MKAVFVLFDSLNRHMLGCYGGKRVPTPNFDRLARRSVSFDQHYVGSLPCMPARRDMLTGRLTFLHRSWGPLEPFDNAFPEILHKETGTYSHLITDHFHYWEDGGATYHNRYDSYEFVRGQEGDRWKAMVQPHWERLREKYHARQFSDARRSYFGQNIINREFIKAEEDFPSVRCFAEGFDFLERNKDADNWLLQIETFDPHEPFTAPARFKEAFDTGWNGPIRDWPRYGRVDELPAECEELRANYYAVVAMCDDLLGKLLDWFDANDMWKDTALVVTTDHGFLLGEHDFWAKNRMNLYEEVAHIPLFLHDPRHPERDGTRSQALTQSIDLAPTFLDLFGATPPAENEGLSLCRMADGTALRDGVLFGYFGGAVNVADGRYTYHRFPEDLSKQELYQYTLMPTHIFSPFSTEELAGATISPPLGFTKGANLLKVPVIERSPMYNNYGPGGLLESETRLYDLATDPGQEAPLNDPATEARLTALMRRLMVANGAPPEAFTRIDFAPDAAD
- a CDS encoding DUF4432 family protein — translated: MRKPATFPRHLAADPRQFASVRRIVLAEGPEAGIETLAFSTGGGLDFWVTVGRLMDIATLSWRGVQLGWQSPAGLRRPDTGPAGRERRFSTAFGGFLNTCGFDHIRQPADGRPLHGSAPFTPARLIAYGEDWEASAPMLFCEGEALCWAHGGFGYRLRRRIEAPIGGSSLSLRDQVTVIGAEPAPIMALYHFNLGYPMIAGGSTIELDGECLAGPLSAPEDAVTPASLHPATSAQANCSVSGQAATIAFHWNTVELPWLQLWRDLRPGAGVMSIEPCSIGRLDDGRNAPSPVLKPGGSCVFEIDIDVADCRRSSGPLGAA